In a single window of the Lacerta agilis isolate rLacAgi1 chromosome 15, rLacAgi1.pri, whole genome shotgun sequence genome:
- the NCBP3 gene encoding nuclear cap-binding protein subunit 3 encodes MAAVRGLRISVKAAEPEPMEVEEGELLVVQARPSPPGPDAAPPPPDAAPAGGEEEDDDDDDDEDDDDGEEEELEVPVRRSLRELLPDTSRRYENKAGSFITGIDVTSKEAIEKKEQRAKRFHFRAEVNLAQRNVALDRDMVKKAIPKVRLDTIYVCGVDEMSTQDIFAYFKEYPPAHIEWLDDTSCNVVWLDEVTSTRALINMSSMPEEEKMKPQENSKKVAVVEASKKDKQEESSDDEAEEGEVEDDHPNETELDTLSQAEEDSLLRNDLRPASKLAKGNKLFMRFATRDDKKELGAARRSQYYMKYGNPNYGGMKGILSNSWKRRYHSRRLHRDVIKKRTLIGDDVGLTPPYKHRHSGLVNVPEEPIEEEEEEEDDDDQDMDEDDRVVVEYRDELQAFKQSRERSASRRSSAASESDSDEMDYDLELKMISTPSPKKSMKMTMYADEVESQLKSIRNSMRADSVAASNIKNRIGSKGTSEKVADVRLLLEEKRQGNPSPRQPLNSVRSDVRQRLGKRPHSPEAHTPPVSPSTSHREPLSDVHSRLGIPKQDGKGLYSDTREKKSANLWTRLGSAAKVQEKVPEKAEKSSASPEEEDSELQRAWGALIKEKEQSRQKKSRLDNLPSLQIEISRESSSGSDTES; translated from the exons ATGGCGGCGGTGCGGGGCCTCCGCATCTCCGTGAAGGCGGCTGAGCCGGAGCccatggaggtggaggagggcgaGCTGCTGGTAGTGCAGGCCAGGCCGTCCCCGCCGGGCCCAGACGCCGCGCCTCCTCCGCCCGACGCCGCCCCCGccggaggagaagaagaagacgacgacgacgacgacgatgaagacgacgacgacggggaagaggaggagctggaggTGCCGGTGCGGCGCTCGCTGAGGGAGCTGCTGCCG GACACCAGCAGAAGATATGAAAACAAAGCTGGGAGCTTCATCACTGGGATCGATGTCACTTCAAAG GAAGCCATTGAGAAGAAGGAACAAAGAGCAAAGCGTTTTCATTTCCGTGCAGAGGTGAATCTCGCACAAAGAAACGTGGCGTTGGACCGAGACATGGTGAAGAAAG CCATCCCAAAAGTGCGGCTGGACACCATCTATGTTTGTGGTGTTGATGAAATGAGCACCCAGGACATCTTTGCCTATTTCAAGGAGTATCCTCCTGCTCACATCGAATGGCTGGATGACACTTCAT GCAACGTTGTCTGGCTTGATGAGGTAACATCCACCCGAGCGCTCATCAACATGAGCTCTATGCCTGAGGAGGAGAAGATGAAACCCCAAGAAAACAGCAAGAAGGTGGCGGTGGTGGAGGCAAGCAAGAAAG ATAAACAGGAAGAGAGCTCTGATGATGAGGCGGAGGAGGGCGAGGTGGAAGATGACCATCCAAATGAGACCGAG CTGGACACTCTCTCCCAGGCGGAGGAAGACTCCCTCTTGCGGAATGACCTGCGTCCAGCCAGTAAACTGGCCAAAGGCAACAAGCTCTTCATGAGGTTTGCTACCAGAG ATGACAAAAAAGAGCTTGGGGCTGCCAGGAGGAGCCAGTATTACATGAAATATGGGAATCCCAATTATGGAGGCATGAAAGGCATATTGAGCAACTCCTG GAAGCGGAGATACCATTCACGCAGGCTCCACCGCGATGTGATTAAGAAAAGGACTCTCATTGGGGATGATGTTGGCCTCACGCCTCCTTACAAACATCGCCACTCAG GTTTAGTAAATGTTCCTGAGGAACCtattgaggaggaagaggaggaggaagatgacgaTGATCAGGACATGGATGAAGACGACCGGGTGGTTGTGGAGTACAGGGATGAGCTGCAGGCTTTCAAGCAGTCGCGGGAGCGGAGTGCCTCCCGGCGATCCAGCGCAGCCAGCGAGTCTGACTCGGATGAAATGGACTATGACCTGGAGCTGAAGATGATCTCTACTCCCTCCCCCAAGAAGAGCATGAAGATGACCATGTATGCCGACGAGGTGGAGTCACAGCTGAAGAGCATCAG GAACTCGATGAGAGCAGATAGTGTTGCAGCCAGCAACATCAAGAAccgaattggaagcaaaggaaccTCAGAGAAAGTGGCTGATGTGCGGCTCCTCTTGGAGGAAAAGCGGCAGGGAAACCCCAGCCCGCGCCAGCCACTGAACTCCGTGAGATCAG ATGTTCGGCAGAGGCTTGGCAAGAGGCCGCACTCCCCAGAAGCCCACACCCCACCTGTAAGCCCTTCCACGTCCCACCGTGAGCCTCTCTCCGATGTGCACAGTCGACTGGGCATCCCCAAGCAGGACGGGAAAGGCCTCTACTCTGATACCAGAGAGAAGAAGTCAG CCAACTTATGGACCCGTTTAGGATCTGCAGCAAAGGTGCAGGAGAAGGTCCCTGAGAAAGCAGAGAAGTCGTCGGCCTCTCCTGAAGAAGAGGACTCTGAGCTCCAGCGGGCCTGGGGGGCCCTCATCAAAGAGAAGGAGCAGTCTCGCCAGAAGAAGAGCCGCCTTGACAACTTGCCCTCACTGCAGATCGAAATCAGCCGGGAGAGCAGCTCAGGCTCAGATACAGAATCGTGA